A genomic window from Punica granatum isolate Tunisia-2019 chromosome 2, ASM765513v2, whole genome shotgun sequence includes:
- the LOC116194231 gene encoding coumaroyl-CoA:anthocyanidin 3-O-glucoside-6''-O-coumaroyltransferase 2-like: MAGREKSYSNMIEIIDQTRVFLPPKTEDSRPSALPLTFMDIPWLLLYPMQRVYFYDFPHSTLHFTNSAIPLLKRSLSAALGRFYPLAGSLASPPPPGKPHILLSHSDGIIFTTAISTADYTELISDKPQYVGLLHSLVPPLPVPRVEDDGTTVAPILAIQATLFPDSGLCIGARHLHVAADGTANNHFLKTWASMCMAELEGQPARIEKSLPVHDRNVVKDPNGIEPVLLKDWFSILEDNSSPSPSPNPGPSPNMDKAIATFTLSRDQISRLKSWVLTKLSPATSESELELLHLSTFSVACAYTWVCLIKSKEIERCDPSSDRDFGNIIYRFGFVADCRNRLEYPIPMTYFGNCLDLLPITLERVVLVGTHGVASAAGAIGAKVKELGREGGVLKEAKRSISMFKNAGDFVSVAGSPRQRTYETNFGWGRPRKVLLVHIDASECFSLLDSPDEEGCVEIGLALRKESMDTFSTLFQQGLNSF; the protein is encoded by the exons ATGGCAGGGAGGGAGAAAAGCTATTCGAATATGATAGAGATCATAGACCAAACGCGTGTTTTTCTGCCGCCAAAAACCGAAGACAGTCGTCCCTCTGCCCTTCCGCTCACATTCATGGACATCCCGTGGCTTCTCCTCTATCCCATGCAGCGCGTCTACTTCTACGACTTCCCCCACTCCACTCTTCACTTCACCAACTCAGCCATCCCTCTGCTCAAGCGCTCCCTCTCAGCCGCCCTTGGTCGGTTTTACCCACTCGCTGGTAGCCTTGCGTCCCCTCCGCCACCGGGCAAGCCCCACATCCTCTTGTCCCATAGCGACGGGATCATATTCACCACCGCTATCTCCACTGCTGACTACACCGAACTCATAAGTGATAAGCCGCAGTATGTCGGGCTCTTGCACTCTCTGGTGCCACCACTGCCAGTGCCACGAGTGGAGGATGATGGCACAACTGTTGCTCCAATTCTTGCCATACAG GCGACCCTGTTCCCGGACTCGGGGCTCTGCATTGGGGCCCGACATCTCCACGTGGCAGCTGACGGGACGGCTAATAATCACTTTCTGAAGACGTGGGCCTCCATGTGTATGGCAGAATTAGAAGGCCAGCCCGCTCGCATTGAGAAGTCACTCCCTGTCCACGACAGGAATGTCGTCAAAGACCCGAACGGGATCGAGCCCGTCTTGTTGAAGGACTGGTTCTCAATCCTGGAAGATAATAGTTccccaagcccaagcccaaatcCAGGCCCAAGCCCAAATATGGACAAGGCCATAGCCACATTCACTTTGAGCCGGGACCAAATCAGCAGGCTCAAGAGTTGGGTTCTGACCAAGCTCAGTCCAGCCACATCGGAGTCGGAGCTCGAGCTATTGCACTTATCAACATTTTCGGTAGCTTGTGCTTACACATGGGTTTGCTTAATCAAATCGAAGGAGATTGAAAGATGCGACCCTTCTTCAGATAGGGACTTCGGGAACATAATCTACAGATTCGGTTTTGTGGCGGACTGCAGGAACCGCCTCGAATATCCTATCCCGATGACATATTTTGGCAATTGTCTAGACCTGTTGCCTATAACCCTCGAAAGAGTGGTGCTGGTCGGGACGCATGGGGTTGCATCTGCTGCAGGTGCTATAGGGGCCAAAGTAAAGGAATTGGGAAGAGAAGGTGGTGTACTGAAGGAGGCGAAGAGATCGATCTCGATGTTTAAAAATGCGGGAGACTTTGTGTCAGTTGCTGGGTCCCCGAGACAACGAACTTATGAGACAAACTTTGGGTGGGGAAGGCCGAGGAAGGTCTTGCTGGTTCATATCGATGCCTCGGAGTGTTTTTCCTTGTTGGATAGCCCGGACGAGGAAGGCTGTGTGGAGATTGGGTTGGCTCTGAGAAAGGAATCAATGGATACTTTCTCTACTTTGTTTCAACAAGGATTGAATTCATTTTGA
- the LOC116193515 gene encoding uncharacterized GPI-anchored protein At4g28100-like — protein MLQPAAFTLPPLLITLLLLHILHPARAGLLAEPVSGQNQPYTVPAFPTDADNQICKLDLSAELFGGVSEACGRNLDRSRCCPVLAAWLFAAHARSALQLPAPAPSPSPSAASVYGDDMPMMPDDSQKCVDSLQSALVSKNVRLPQANASCDAILCFCGIRLHQISSLSCPAAFNVSTGLHNATPTAAVKNLEKNCRNSSYSGCTKCLGALQKLKGGYKNWTGDVQNGDRARKMFNRDCQLMGLTWLLARNKTAYIPTVSAVLRAIMYSAHPPHQSTCSPDQENMPLAVDSLQFDWGQSSSLPSNFFFPFLPLVMLISLFLH, from the exons ATGCTCCAACCAGCCGCATTCACTCTCCCGCCCTTACTCATcactctcctcctcctccacatTCTCCACCCTGCCCGAGCCGGTCTGCTGGCAGAGCCAGTCTCTGGCCAGAACCAGCCCTACACGGTCCCTGCCTTCCCAACCGACGCAGACAACCAAATCTGCAAGCTTGACCTCTCCGCCGAGCTGTTTGGCGGCGTCAGTGAGGCCTGCGGTCGGAACCTTGACCGGAGCCGCTGCTGCCCTGTCCTGGCCGCATGGCTCTTTGCTGCCCATGCCAGGTCCGCCCTCCAGCTTCCTGCACCggccccctccccctccccctccgCCGCGTCCGTGTACGGCGACGACATGCCTATGATGCCCGACGACTCCCAGAAGTGCGTTGACTCTCTCCAGTCAGCGCTCGTGAGCAAGAACGTCCGGCTCCCTCAGGCGAACGCAAGCTGTGACGCGATCCTATGCTTCTGCGGGATTCGGCTCCACCAGATCAGCTCACTCAGCTGCCCGGCAGCGTTTAATGTGTCCACCGGACTCCATAACGCCACTCCAACTGCTGCCGTCAAGAACTTGGAGAAGAACTGCCGGAATTCCTCCTACTCCGGTTGCACCAAGTGCCTCGGAGCTCTCCAAAAG CTGAAGGGAGGATACAAGAACTGGACTGGGGATGTCCAGAACGGGGATCGGGCGAGGAAGATGTTCAACAGGGACTGCCAGCTCATGGGGCTGACATGGCTGCTGGCACGCAACAAGACGGCGTACATCCCCACCGTCTCGGCCGTCCTGAGGGCGATCATGTACAGCGCCCACCCTCCCCACCAGTCGACTTGCAGCCCCGATCAGGAGAACATGCCGCTTGCCGTTGACTCCCTCCAGTTCGACTGGGGCCAGTCCTCATCTCTGCCAtccaatttctttttcccttttttgccCCTCGTCATGCTAATCTCTCTGTTCCTTCATTAG
- the LOC116193514 gene encoding equilibrative nucleotide transporter 3-like — MQSPDGGGARTRPKGKYAAMVVCWLLGNGCLFSWNSMLTIEDYYAYLFPDYHPSRVLTLVYQPFALITLAILVYHEAKINTRRRNLFGYTLFFISSLLVLVLDLATSGKGGIGTFIGICVISAAFGVADAHVQGGMIGDLSFMLSDFVQSFAAGLAASGALTSGLRLITRAAFEDSKDGLRKGAILFFAISSFFELLCVLLYAFVFPKLPIVKYYRSKAASEGSKTVSADLAAGGIQVLQGAEAEDESKRMKRLSNKELLMQNIDYALDLFCIYVLTLSIFPGFLSEDTGSHSLGSWYALVLISMYNVWDLIGRYVPLIKFIKLESRKGLMVATLCRFLLIPAFYFTAKYGDQGWMIMLTSFLGLSNGYLTVCVLTSAPKGYKGPEKNALGNLLVLFLIGGLFAGVTLDWLWLIGKGW; from the exons ATGCAATCGCCTGATGGAGGTGGCGCTCGGACAAGGCCTAAG GGGAAGTATGCAGCAATGGTCGTTTGTTGGCTTCTCGGAAACGGATGCCTCTTTTCTTGGAACAGTATGCTTACAATTGAAGACTACTATGCTTACTTGTTCCCG GATTACCACCCTTCAAGAGTTCTGACCCTCGTATACCAACCTTTTGCCTTGATTACACTTGCCATTCTCGTGTACCATGAAGCAAAAATCAACACAAGACGCCGGAACTTGTTTGGATACACCCTATTCTTCATAAGCTCTCTATTGGTTTTAGTT TTGGATTTAGCCACATCTGGTAAAGGAGGGATCGGAACTTTCATCGGTATATGCGTAATTAGTGCTGCTTTCGGAGTTGCAGATGCTCATGTTCAAGGAGGAATGATTGGAGATCTTTCCTTCATGCTATCAGACTTTGTTCAG TCTTTCGCTGCTGGTTTGGCTGCTTCCGGGGCTCTCACCTCAGGATTGAGGCTGATCACAAGAGCAGCATTTGAAGATTCCAAGGACGGTCTCCGCAAGGGAGCAA TTCTGTTCTTTGCAATATCTTCATTTTTCGAACTTCTCTGTGTCCTGCTCTATGCTTTCGTGTTTCCCAAACTGCCGATTGTGAAATATTATCGCTCAAAGGCGGCCTCAGAGGGGTCTAAAACCGTCTCAGCTGACCTTGCTGCTGGTGGTATCCAAGTCTTACAAGGTGCAGAG GCCGAGGATGAATCCAAACGGATGAAGCGATTGAGCAACAAGGAACTGTTGATGCAAAACATTGACTATGCTCTCGACTTATTCTGTATCTATGTTCTGACATTATCGATATTCCCTGGGTTTTTGTCTGAGGATACGGGATCTCACAGTCTTGGCTCATG GTACGCACTCGTTCTGATATCAATGTACAACGTATGGGACTTAATTGGGAGATACGTTCCACTAATAAAATTCATCAAGTTGGAGTCAAGAAAGGGGCTTATGGTGGCGACCCTCTGCCGTTTCCTCCTCATTCCCGCATTCTATTTCACAGCCAAGTATGGAGACCAAGGGTGGATGATAATGCTCACTTCATTCCTGGGACTGAGTAACGGTTACCTAACTGTCTGCGTCCTCACTTCAGCGCCAAAGGGCTATAAG GGGCCGGAGAAGAACGCGTTGGGGAACCTGCTCGTGCTGTTTCTCATAGGGGGCTTGTTCGCAGGGGTGACACTGGATTGGTTGTGGCTCATAGGAAAGGGCTGGTGA